The Arachis hypogaea cultivar Tifrunner chromosome 16, arahy.Tifrunner.gnm2.J5K5, whole genome shotgun sequence genome contains a region encoding:
- the LOC112755375 gene encoding glucan endo-1,3-beta-glucosidase encodes MEKKTPLISLDSTLHATLLLLALVFIQEVQGIGVNYGTIADNLPPPAEVAKFLSKSTIINRVRLFDANPELLRAFKDTRIEVTITVPNNQIPRVTNLTVAREWVQTNVQPFIPSTKLVRILVGNEVLSTANKLLISNLVPAMQTLHVALVELSIDSHIKVTTPHSLGILVNSTTPSGARFRQGYDTHVIKPMLSFLRDSNSPFMVNPYPFFGFSVDTLDYALFLPNSGMVDDVTHLRYTNMLDAQLDSVYSAMKVLGFEDVEIVIGETGWPTKGDPAQIGVDPMSASEYNGNLIRHVTSGVGTPLMPNRTFETYIFALFDENLKPGPTCERNFGLFWPNMTPVYDIHIMRNTAIGVAHYRHKSRLIIMVILSFIGSWRGSIFL; translated from the exons ATGGAGAAGAAAACGCCTCTTATATCCTTGGATTCAACATTACACGCAACTTTGCTACTCCTTGCATTAGTTTTCATCCAAG AGGTGCAAGGAATTGGTGTTAATTATGGCACAATAGCAGATAACCTTCCTCCACCAGCTGAAGTAGCAAAATTCCTCTCAAAATCCACCATCATTAACCGGGTGAGACTCTTCGATGCCAACCCCGAACTCCTACGCGCTTTTAAGGACACAAGAATCGAGGTCACAATAACCGTCCCTAACAACCAAATCCCACGTGTAACTAACTTAACCGTTGCACGTGAATGGGTCCAAACCAACGTCCAACCGTTCATCCCTTCAACTAAATTAGTTAGAATTCTCGTTGGCAACGAAGTGTTGTCCACTGCCAACAAACTTTTAATTAGCAACTTAGTCCCTGCAATGCAAACACTCCACGTGGCACTTGTTGAGCTCTCAATAGATAGCCACATAAAAGTTACCACACCACACTCTCTGGGCATTTTGGTAAATTCAACTACACCTTCCGGTGCGAGATTTAGGCAAGGCTATGATACTCATGTGATTAAACCAATGCTTAGTTTTCTTAGAGATTCGAATTCACCATTCATGGTTAACCCTTACCCATTCTTTGGATTTTCCGTTGATACCCTTGATTATGCACTTTTCTTACCCAATTCTGGCATGGTTGATGACGTCACTCATCTACGTTACACCAACATGTTGGATGCACAACTTGATTCTGTTTATTCTGCCATGAAGGTTTTGGGATTCGAAGATGTTGAGATTGTGATCGGTGAAACGGGCTGGCCCACTAAGGGAGACCCGGCCCAAATTGGTGTGGATCCAATGAGTGCTTCGGAGTACAATGGGAATCTCATACGTCATGTCACTTCCGGGGTTGGAACTCCTCTCATGCCTAACCGGACTTTTGAGACTTATATTTTTGCTTTGTTTGATGAGAACTTGAAACCCGGCCCAACATGCGAAAGGAATTTTGGGCTTTTCTGGCCCAATATGACTCCTGTCTATGACATTCATATAATGAGGAACACTGCCATTGGGGTTGCTCATTATCGTCATAAATCACGTTTAATAATCATGGTTATTTTAAGCTTCATTGGTTCCTGGCGGGGTTCAATATTTTTGTAG